A genomic region of Gossypium hirsutum isolate 1008001.06 chromosome D01, Gossypium_hirsutum_v2.1, whole genome shotgun sequence contains the following coding sequences:
- the LOC107921480 gene encoding ribosomal RNA-processing protein 17-like — protein sequence MAIFWADVERRDVAIKRSLQKNLTRPMPEFRSFPKELNSDLDEEEEEAEDDRTKSVVIASDNEGKEVDNPPSTLPADDTTDVPPLSTEQMTEQDRHINKLMDNLTKSDDVPIHSLKRSCATSTMRANRLTPMKVFHQCIKGGIPTSKEYPFDPEIERTLRRRRKEV from the exons ATGGCTATCTTCTGGGCTGATGTGGAAAGGAGAGATGTTGCGATAAAGAGGTCCCTACAAAAGAATTTAACCAGGCCTATGCCTGAGTTTCGTAGCTTCCCCAAGGAATTGAATTCAGATCTGgatgaagaggaagaggaagCAGAG GATGACAGGACTAAATCGGTTGTTATTGCATCTGATAATGAAGGAAAGGAAGTAGATAACCCACCTTCTACATTGCCTGCTGATGACACTACAGATGTCCCACCTCTATCAACTGAACAAATGACAGAGCAAGATCGACATATCAACAAGCTTATGGATAACCTCACCAAATCTGATGATGTGCCAATCCATTCATTGAAACGGAGCTGTGCTACAAGTACGATGCGCGCAAATCGACTCACTCCAATGAAA gtttttcATCAGTGTATAAAAGGAGGTATTCCTACTAGTAAAGAATATCCTTTTGACCCAGAGATCGAAAGAACTTTGCGAAGAAGGAGAAAAGAAGTCTGA